The region GTAGATGACGGCACATCCGAACATCACAACTATGCATTATGATATTAGTGACAGCTTTCAAACTCGGCATTGTAAGACACCCCATATTGAATGTTGCGCCCGCTGTTCCCGAACGTTCTCCGGCCTGCCTCTTCCCGTGTCATGCGCAGATGGTGAGCCTCTCCACTTAACCGTAACATGGTTCATTACTCACTGCATCTACATCTTGGCGTCTGCATCTTGAAAGTGGCATGATTTCGTCCATCGGGAGGTGCCTGAGGTTTTGAGATACACATTATTCCCCGCAACCCTGGTTCATCAAGCCCAGAAGCCACTGGCTCGGCCCGCATCTATGCCATCTAGGATCCCTGTAGTAGCAACCTCCCTGACGTGCCTTGTCAGAATACAATCAACTCTGTGATCCAACCTTGGTTCACATATAGCCGACTAGGGATATAATTCAGTTGGCATGACGTGCCCAGACCCCGAAGCAACTCCGCCTACCGAAAGACCTGCCCGGATGGCCGCCAGTCCGTATCACGCCATTAAGAGAGTCTACATACACGTAATCCCGACGAAGACTATAATAAGCCATCGGAGACCGTATTGCAAATTCCTGAAGCACCAAAGCTTTCTTTGCTCTATAACACCATAACAGCTCTCACACAAGTCTCCCAACTCCGACTCTATCAAACGACATCACCATGGTTGCCACAATTCGTCAGTACAAGGCTGCTTGCGTGCAGGCTGAGCCTGGGTGGTTTGACCTTGAAAAGTCTGTTAAGAAGACCATTGACCTGATTACCGAAGCCGGCGAGAAAGGCTGTAAGCTTATTGCTTTTCCTGAGACTTGTAAGTTCTCCCACACCTGATCAGGTACTGCCAATGCTAACAAACTACAGGGATTCCTGGGTATGACTGGCGTAGAGTTTTCTCAAAATAACACACAACGGTACTAACTCGTCTCAAGATATCCTTATTGGCAATGGCGTGTCAACTACCAGGACTCACTGCCACTGCTGAAGCAATATCACCAGAACAGTCTTCGACCAGATTCGGACGAAATGCGACGCATTCGAGAGGCCGCCAAATCCGCCCAGATCTATGTCTCGCTAGGATACTCTGAGATTGACGGCAATAGCCTGTACATGGCGCAAGTCATCATCGACCCAACTGGCACCGTCATCAACCACCGTCGCAAGATCAAGCCCACGCACGTAGAACGACTAGTGTTTGGTGAGGGAACCGGCGACTCGCTTGATACGGTTGTCGAGACGGAAATTGGCGCTCTCGGTCACCTGAACTGCTGGGAAAATGTAATTCACCCTCACATACCATCAGTTCATACGATTCAACTAACGCTTTCAGATGAATCCattcctcaaggctctcaGCTGCACTCAGTTCGAGCAAGTCCACGTCGCCGCCTGGCCTGTCTACCCTCCCGCCTCGACTCTCAAATATCCAGACCCATACACCAACATTTCCGACGTTCAATCCGAGCTGGTAACACCTGCGTACGCATATGAAACCGGGACATGGACCTTGGCACCCACGCAAGTCGTGACTCGTGAGGGTGCCCGCATGAATCTGCCTGCCCGTCTACAAAACGACGAGGCAGCGCTTGACGCAGAGGCCGCAGTCATTGGCAACGGCTTTTCTAGAATCTATCGCCCCGATGGGTTCCGTGCCGTGGACGACCCCGCAAGAACTTTTGACGGTCTTGTGTTGGTCGATATCGACTTAGATGAAAACTTGTTGACCAAGCGTCTGGCTGACTTTGTATGTTGCCCTACCTGTTGAGTTGGTGAATAAGAGCTAACACAAAGCTGAATAAACAGGGTGGTCACTACATGAGACCGGATCTCATTCGTTTGCTTGTGGATAAGACGCCCAAGACATATGTTGTGGATGCGAACGCGGCGGATCCCAAGACATTCCCTAGCACGTTGGAGAGACTTGGTCTGGGAAAGCCTCTTCCATCATCTGAACAGTAGTGTCTCTTTAGAATTTTGTACATGATACTTTACTCCCTACTATTTCCACTCAGTTTCAAACACTGTCTTGGCTTGGATACGTAGATCGACAACTTTTCTTCCATCAGTAGCCAAGACTGTAATAAAATCACATTGATATTGATTATCCAAAGTATAGCCATTCAAGTTATCCATATTTCCTGGTCAACCAGTAAGAGTTGACAGCTCGCTGCATGCAAGACTATTCATTTCCCGCGTCTTGGGGCTCAGCAACCGCAACCACATGCGTAGCAGTCCCCTTGACCACAACCAGTGGTCAGGGCAGTCAAGGCACCCGTACAATCGCTGTCCGAGTTGCATGTCAGCCAGTTACCATATCCCCGGTTCTCAGccatccagcaccaaccGCCGCCGCTGAGGTCAAGAAGGGGGTCGAGAATGCCACCGACGATGGGATCGACGAGGGCGACGCATCGCCTCCAGCAGTAGCCGGCTTGGCAACCGATATTAGCGCCGTACCAGCAACTGCGCTTCGAAACCGGATTAAGGCTCAACGCAGCAGGGTGCTCCTTGCATTCACGGATGTTGTTTGGGTCGACCTCAGTGGGGAGGATAGATATATCGACGTCCGTGACACCCAGGGCGCCACACTTGTCTTCAACGGTGGTGGACAGGACTGTGGTTGCCAAGAGGGCAATCGAAGCGAAGAGAAGTTTGAATTGCATATTGAAGAGGTGAGTTTGTTATGCTCGTGTAATTGGTAATGTGTGGTGGGTGAAATTGATTTTCGTCTTCACGTCCTTGTTGACAGGCTTTTCTCCCATTATATACTTTGAGATAGTTGTatccttcaccttcaacagGAACCATTGGCACGGAACCTGTTTAACTCTGGTATGTTAACCCTAACACTTGAAGAATGCGCAGTTGAGGTTCTGGTAACCATCATAAAATGACCGTTTCACAGGCACAGTAGTGTTGTGGCTTCAAACCCGTTACACACCTCCTGTAACCGTTGACTTAACATCGCGAACATGGAACGGAACTTTCCACCAATTTACAACCTTTTGAGGAAACTTTGGCGGGGAAGAACGGAAAGGGGTCAAGATGTCTCATAGTGACACGTGAGAGCTCTCTGAATGGAGCAATGAAAACTCTACGATTCACAGCGCGGAATTCATATACTATATGAGAGACATACTTCTCTCGATGCCAGGAATGAGGTCTCAAATATCCCAGGAGTTGCCGGGGTCTACGGCAGATCGACTTGCGCCAACATGTTTTGGCCCGCCTGGTGTCTTAGCCACCAGGAGGTCGAGAACGTCACGACTCGGGACTATACACAAATATCTAAAAGTATAGATAGTCGATTCTGACATAtccctttttcttttgtgaATCGTAGATTACTTACCTCTTTTGTGGGGGAAATATGGAGGCAACGTTTGACGAGTGCCAATCAGGAAGGCGAATTGCATCGGCTTTGGTCGCCGATTGTTTCAGTATTCAAGTTCCAGTCTTTTGGGGCGTCATTAAAAATAATTTCATGAGAGTAAGTGCTAAGAAGAGGTAGTAAATACACGGGAGTCGGCCAAACAGATGAGTGTGTTGCGAAGAACAGCTTCATGTATCAATTCTATATGCGTTGCCTCCCAGACAGTCCATGAGCCAAACAGCCAAACCAATAATTATACACGTGAAAACTGCCGGAATTTCTAAACCCTAGAGCGCATAATTAGATTCACACTTTAACAGCTTCCATCTGTGCCTTGTGGAATGCCACAATCTCAGCCTCCTCCCGGATAGCCTTGGTTGCAGAGGGGCGTGCATCAATCCTGTCCTTCCAAGCAGCCAGATTCTTCAGATGGTCAATATTGACGCCAGAGCGGCTGTTCCAAAGGGTAGCCCACACATAAGCATCAGCCACGGTGAGTTTCTCGCCGAAAAGGTATGGTCGGCCATCAGCGAGTCGGTCATCCAAGCGCCCATATGCCATCAGCAACTTGCGACTGTTAAACTCGATGCCTTGCTCAGTCATGAGCTTGCGCATCAAAGGGATGTGTTTCTGCGCAATCTCAGTCGCgacaaaaacaagaaactGGTCCATTTTAACACGGTCTAGTGTTCCCGGTAGAGGGATGAGACCGGCTTCCGGGTACTGATCTGCCAGAAACGATGCAATAATGATGGTTTCTGAGATCACACCGTCGTCTTTGTCTAGTTTAAGTGCTGGTACGTAAAGTAGTGGGTTGACGGCGGCGAAATCCTCGCCATTTGAGGTTGTTTTGCCAAAAACGTCGAAGTGCACAAGCTCAGGTTCGAGAGCGAGCTCGTTCGCCACGAGTTGAGCGGCACGAGAGCAGGTATCGTAGGCAATGTACAGCTTCATGTTGGGGATGAGTAGGATTAATAGAATGGTGTATTGATTGGAACCAAGGCTGTTGCTATCCTAGTTCACATTACTTTGTTAACAGTGAGCTGGGACTTTTATTATATATTCATCGGCCGATAACGATGATTTCCTAttcatgttgacgacaaaTCCGAATGGATTACTAACTACATAGTTCACTCAGCGCGGTAATTTGGGGAACTTTTTGCGCTGCCGCATGTTTGTCAGCCATGGCGTCTGGGTCTTGGTCACTTGTCTTAGCTTTGGCAACTTTTTGCGATGGACTTGTTGAAACTTGAGCTAATCGCTGAAGAGGCATGGTGCGCCACCAACATTGGATCGCAAATACTTGCCAGTTCTTCGCTCACGTTTGTCGTGGTTTACCCTGTAGTTCTGGTGGTGCAAGGTGTTTCGGAAAACATATTGCGACTCACATAGGAAACGAAGGTAGACTTAGAAATCAAGATTAATTCTTATGGGATATTCACACGTGCAGTTGTATTGTATCAATTCTCAGGTCGCTGTTCCATGTTCTTCTTACGTATACTGGCGGTTTTACGCGATTTCTTCACGCCAACATCACCTTCCGGTGGCAGCAACTCAGGCATGTATACAGTTCTAGCCTAAGTACCTTACGAGAGGGATTTAACCTTAGTCGAACTTGGAACCGGCCATGTTAAGAATGTTAATGTACTGTTTAATGATAACCTGCTCCGGAAAGACTACGGGATTGTGTCTGCTGGTCGCACTCCTGACCATACTCTTGGTTTTCTTACACATTTAACTTTTACCGTCCCAATTACTGCCACTTGCTACTAAATACACTTATTATATCTGTCGGTCGATGTTGAGCTGTCTATTTCGGCGGAAGTCTCTCTGAGGAAACCGTCTGTAAGCCGCCTCCAAGATTTACATACAACCTCCACTCCACGCCCACGCCCTTCGTATGTCAGCAATGGTCCAGTGGCTCAGCATAACTAGAGTTTTAGATTTTAAACCATCTGTTGGTATCCAATCCTTCCTCTTACATCTTGTTGTGCATACAATCTTGcaactcttcctccttgcATTCTGTTCTGCTTTCCCTCTTGTGTTTCACCCCTCATTTGAAGCCAAGACATCACAATGAAAACGATCGGCATCATCGGCGGCATGGCTTGGCCCAGCACGATAAACTATTACAGGACCATAAACGAATACTACAAGGAATACACAAAAGCCCCCGGCTTAGAATCGCCAACCCTTGTCATCACCCAACCGAATCTCGCACTCATTGACAAGTTAGAAGAGGAAGGAAAGTGGGACGATGTTGGCAAGTTGCTCGTCGCAGAAGCCACCAAACTGAAAGCAGCGGGAGCAGAATTCTTTCTAATGGCCTGCAACACGGTCCATATTGCTGACGCATATGTTACGGAGCACGCACCTCTGCCAATGCTTCACATCGttgatgcagcagcaaaaaTAGCGTCGGATCGTGGCTTCGGTACCGTGGGCCTCCTTGGGAGCCAGTACACTATGACTGGATCTTACTTTGTTGGGAGACTAAAGCAAAAGTACAACATTACCGCTATGGTCCCAGACGAAAAGGATCAGGCGATTATCCAGGGTGCGCTTCAGAACGAGCTTGCGAAGGGTGTCTTCCGGCCCGAGACTAGGCAGCAGTTCAAGGAGGCTATTGAGGATCTCGTTACCAAGGGATGTCAGGCGATTATACTTGGATGTACTGAGTTTGGGCTGCTCGTGAAACAGGAAGATAGCACTGTACCCATTATTGACACTGGAATTGTCCATGCCAAAGCTGCAGTGGAATTTGCCGTGGCTGGAGAGTGATTGGCAGGGGCCTTTGACGGACTTATATCTCTAGAGAGACAATGAGAGAAGTTATCTTAACTGGGTGGTTATCCGTAGCGCAAAGGGACAGGCCGGAGTAGCTGTAGTCCCCAATTACTATCAAACCGTCTATCTTGAGCAGTTTTTGCTAGGTTCACATCTCTCAGGACTGCTCGTATCAATGACTTCAATGT is a window of Pochonia chlamydosporia 170 chromosome 5, whole genome shotgun sequence DNA encoding:
- a CDS encoding cyanide hydratase/nitrilase (similar to Cordyceps militaris CM01 XP_006673089.1), with the protein product MVATIRQYKAACVQAEPGWFDLEKSVKKTIDLITEAGEKGCKLIAFPETWIPGYPYWQWRVNYQDSLPLLKQYHQNSLRPDSDEMRRIREAAKSAQIYVSLGYSEIDGNSLYMAQVIIDPTGTVINHRRKIKPTHVERLVFGEGTGDSLDTVVETEIGALGHLNCWENMNPFLKALSCTQFEQVHVAAWPVYPPASTLKYPDPYTNISDVQSELVTPAYAYETGTWTLAPTQVVTREGARMNLPARLQNDEAALDAEAAVIGNGFSRIYRPDGFRAVDDPARTFDGLVLVDIDLDENLLTKRLADFGGHYMRPDLIRLLVDKTPKTYVVDANAADPKTFPSTGQGSQGTRTIAVRVACQPVTISPVLSHPAPTAAAEVKKGVENATDDGIDEGDASPPAVAGLATDISAVPATALRNRIKAQRSRVLLAFTDVVWVDLSGEDRYIDVRDTQGATLVFNGGGQDCGCQEGNRSEEKFELHIEEVSLLCSCNW
- a CDS encoding aspartate racemase (similar to Colletotrichum gloeosporioides Nara gc5 XP_007281639.1), producing MKTIGIIGGMAWPSTINYYRTINEYYKEYTKAPGLESPTLVITQPNLALIDKLEEEGKWDDVGKLLVAEATKLKAAGAEFFLMACNTVHIADAYVTEHAPLPMLHIVDAAAKIASDRGFGTVGLLGSQYTMTGSYFVGRLKQKYNITAMVPDEKDQAIIQGALQNELAKGVFRPETRQQFKEAIEDLVTKGCQAIILGCTEFGLLVKQEDSTVPIIDTGIVHAKAAVEFAVAGE